In Streptomyces pluripotens, the genomic window CGCCGGCTCTCCGCCAGGCACGCGTCCAGTTCCCGCTCGGCACGCTCGAACTCACCGACCAGGACGGCGCCGAGGCCCAGCACCGCCGCCGCGTTCTGCGCGAGCCCGATGGCGCCGCAGCGCAGCATCTCGGCGTGGGCGTGCCGCAGCGGACCGGCGTCACCCTCGGCCAGCCAGGCGTTCCCGCCGAGCCCGGTCAGCGCGTAGTTGCGCCACATCGGCAGCCTGTGCGCCACCGCGGCCTCCAGCGCCCGCCGGAAACACAGGTCCGACTCGGTCAGGTCCCGCTCCCGGGCCGCGTACCCGATGGCGTACCACCCCTGGCACATCACCGACGGCAGCGGAACGCCCTCGGCCCGTTCCACCGCACGGCGCGCCAGCCGGTCGCACTGGTCGAGCCGGTCGGGCGCGGGACTGAGGATCGCGAGGTAGGCGGCGACCGCGTCCAGCGCGGCCAGCTGCTCGGGGTCGGCTACCCCGGGCGCCAGCTCGCGGGCCGCCGTCACCTGCGCGTGGCCCTCCGCCCAGTGCCCGGAGACCTGCGCCGCCCAGGCGAGCCGTATGTGCCGGTCGATGCGCCGGCCGCGGTCGCCGGGCGCGTACAGCGTCAGCTCGTCGACCACGCTCACCGCCTGCTCGAACTGGCCGTCCTCGGCCAGCGCATGCAGCAGCGCCTCCAGCAGGTCCCGCCGCACCTCGTGGTGCGCGCTGTCCACCCCGGCCCCGGCGAGCGTCGCACGGGCCCGCCGCAGCACCGCCGTCGCCGAACCCGGCGCTCCGTCGGCCGCCGCCCGGCGCCCGCACTCGACGTACAGCCGTGCCGCCTCCACGTGCTCGCCCGCCGACTCCCGCAGCCGGGCCGCCAACTGGCACCACGCGTCCGGCAGTCCGGGGTGGGCGGCGGCTATCTCGTCCGCCGCGCGCCGGGACAGCGCGGCCAGGTCGTTCGGAGCCAGCCTGCCCCGCAGCGCCTCCAGGGCGAGGGGGTGTGCGAAGGCGTACCAGCCCGGCTCGTGCTCGTCCGGCACCAGAAGCTGCGCCTCGACCGCGGAGCGGACCTCGCCGAGCAGCGCCTGGTCCCCGACGCCCAGGATCCGCCGGACCAGCACGAGCGGAAACCGCCGGCCCAGCAGGGCGGCCACCGACAGCAACCGGGTGACGCCGCCGCCGAGCCGGTCGGCGCGCTCGCCGATCACCCGCAGCAGCGTGGGCCGCACCGCGGCGACGGCGGCACCGGCGAGCTGCCAGACGCCCTCCTCGGCCACCAGGTCACCCGCGCTGATCATGCTGTGCAGCAGTTCCTCGACCATGAGCGGATTGCCGCCGCTGTCCTGCCACACCCGTTCCGACGCGCCGTCGGACAGGGACTCCGGCCGCGTCTCCAGGCAACTGGCCATCAGCTCGTGCACCTGCGGCCGGTCGAGCCGGGCCAGCGTCAGTACGGTGCCGTCGCCGCGCCGGGTCAGCTCGTCGGCCAGCTCCGGGGCACCGCCCGCCCCGGAGCGCAGCGTGGCCAACAGCAGCACCGGCTGCCCGGCGAGGTTCCCGGCCAGGTACTCCACGACGGCCAGGGTCTCGGGGTCGGCCTCGTGCAGGTCCTCCAGCGCCAGCACACAGCCGTGCTCCCGGCCGGCCAGCGCCGTCAGGCGCAGGATCGCCTCCGCGAGCACCACCAGCGAGGCGTCACCGTGCGGTCCGTCCTGTTCGGCCCACTCCGGCACCAGCCGTCCGAGCACGGGGCGGTAGGGGCCGAGGTCTGCCCACCGGGCTGGGGCCAGGCCGCCCCTGGTGACCGCCAGCAGGGCCTCGGCCAGCGGGCGGAAGGGCACGGCCGGTCCCGTGCTGCTGCCCCGGCCCCGCAGCACCGGCATCCCGGCAGCCGACGCGGAGGCCACCACCTCGCGCAGCAGTCGGGACTTGCCGATGCCGGGTTCGCCCACGAGGAAGAGGGCGTTGCCCCTGCCCCGCGAGGCCTCGTCCACATACGTACCCAATGTCGCGAGTTGACTCGACCGTCCCACCAGGGCGGCTGCACGGGTACGCATGCACGGATTGTAACGTCCGCCGCAATTCCCGGGGTTGGCGAAGCCCCGGCCGTCCCCCGCGTAGGGGTTGCCGGGGCTTTCAGCCCAACGACCGCGTTCTCAGCGGATGCTGACCACCGTCGTGATCGGGCCGGTCGCGCCCGCGCCAAGCACACAGGCGCCCACGGTCAGCCCGGCCAGTATTCTCGACCGGCGCCGCGCCGCGTCTCTCCCGCCGCGGTTGCCCTCATCGCCGTCGGCGCTCTCCTCCGCTGCCGTCGCGGCAAGGGCCTCCTCGGCCGGGGTGCGCTCCGACTCGTCCACGGCGTGCTCCCTCTCGTCCACGGTGTGTTCCCTTCGTTCCTGCGTCGGTGTCTGAATCGTGTCTGTGGCCTTGGTGTCGGTCATGACTGTCCTGCCCGTCGTACTGTCTTCGGCACGTCACTGGGGGCGGCCGGGGCGCAGCAGCAGGACAGAGG contains:
- a CDS encoding ATP-binding protein, which produces MRTRAAALVGRSSQLATLGTYVDEASRGRGNALFLVGEPGIGKSRLLREVVASASAAGMPVLRGRGSSTGPAVPFRPLAEALLAVTRGGLAPARWADLGPYRPVLGRLVPEWAEQDGPHGDASLVVLAEAILRLTALAGREHGCVLALEDLHEADPETLAVVEYLAGNLAGQPVLLLATLRSGAGGAPELADELTRRGDGTVLTLARLDRPQVHELMASCLETRPESLSDGASERVWQDSGGNPLMVEELLHSMISAGDLVAEEGVWQLAGAAVAAVRPTLLRVIGERADRLGGGVTRLLSVAALLGRRFPLVLVRRILGVGDQALLGEVRSAVEAQLLVPDEHEPGWYAFAHPLALEALRGRLAPNDLAALSRRAADEIAAAHPGLPDAWCQLAARLRESAGEHVEAARLYVECGRRAAADGAPGSATAVLRRARATLAGAGVDSAHHEVRRDLLEALLHALAEDGQFEQAVSVVDELTLYAPGDRGRRIDRHIRLAWAAQVSGHWAEGHAQVTAARELAPGVADPEQLAALDAVAAYLAILSPAPDRLDQCDRLARRAVERAEGVPLPSVMCQGWYAIGYAARERDLTESDLCFRRALEAAVAHRLPMWRNYALTGLGGNAWLAEGDAGPLRHAHAEMLRCGAIGLAQNAAAVLGLGAVLVGEFERAERELDACLAESRRLKLVAVTHYVLTSRVILAAHRGRREEMRAALAEFTAHAGDESVEASQVHGLGAAFCALLEEDRPTAEQELARVTAERSRRQTPFHLDGQYGLGVLLDVLAGRADAERVRSVAATHRGRMRWNRHFLALAEAVLAGRRGDTAAAADAMTRADAAGRVYGMARHLGLRLVAEPAAAEGWGDPKAWLREAEDHFHRAGVGPVAAACRTLLRRLGAPVRQRRVGTERIPEPLRQLGLTVREYEVLELMPERLGNKALAGRLHISPRTAEKHVASLLRKTGLPDRDTLFDRSRELLSRV